In bacterium, a single window of DNA contains:
- the azoB gene encoding NAD(P)H azoreductase, whose protein sequence is MRIAITGATGNIGNALARQLLQTNAHEIQLLVRDASKVADLLAAGATATVGDLADPSFLTSATAGADALFLMIPPNMQVPDFPAYQQRLVSHAVAAVQTNHLPHVVLLSSVGGQQPSGTGPILGLHKAENALREVTSGLTILRPAYFMENFLWSAGSIAAQGALYNPVPGEIKIPMIATRDIAAAAATAIAGPAPATPQIVELAGPVDLSYQEVAADLSTLLGKPVAHVQVPGAAVLEALLGMGVSASMAELYVELYEGLAAGKIAYEQPATVVRTSTPFGQFAQEVLLPAITAAAPVG, encoded by the coding sequence ATGCGTATCGCCATCACCGGCGCGACCGGCAACATCGGCAACGCCCTCGCCCGTCAGCTCCTGCAGACCAACGCCCACGAGATTCAGCTCCTGGTGCGCGATGCCAGCAAAGTCGCAGACCTGCTCGCCGCAGGCGCGACTGCCACGGTCGGTGACCTGGCGGACCCGTCGTTCCTGACCAGCGCCACCGCAGGTGCGGATGCCCTCTTCCTGATGATTCCCCCGAACATGCAGGTCCCGGACTTTCCGGCGTATCAGCAGAGGCTGGTGAGCCACGCCGTCGCGGCAGTTCAGACCAACCATCTGCCGCATGTGGTCCTCCTCTCTTCGGTGGGCGGACAGCAGCCGAGCGGGACCGGCCCGATCCTCGGACTCCACAAAGCAGAAAACGCGCTGCGCGAAGTAACCAGCGGTCTGACGATCCTGCGACCGGCGTACTTCATGGAGAACTTCCTCTGGAGCGCAGGGAGCATCGCGGCACAGGGTGCGCTCTACAACCCGGTCCCTGGCGAGATCAAAATCCCGATGATCGCCACCCGCGATATCGCCGCTGCTGCCGCTACGGCGATCGCCGGACCTGCGCCAGCCACGCCCCAGATTGTGGAGCTCGCCGGGCCGGTGGACCTCAGCTACCAGGAGGTCGCTGCTGACCTGAGCACCCTGCTGGGCAAGCCCGTAGCCCATGTCCAGGTGCCGGGCGCGGCTGTCCTTGAAGCTCTTCTGGGGATGGGAGTCAGCGCCAGCATGGCGGAACTCTATGTCGAACTGTACGAGGGGCTCGCGGCCGGGAAGATCGCGTATGAGCAGCCGGCGACCGTGGTCCGGACCAGCACCCCCTTCGGCCAGTTTGCTCAGGAAGTCCTCCTGCCAGCAATCACCGCCGCAGCGCCGGTCGGCTAG